The Pempheris klunzingeri isolate RE-2024b chromosome 1, fPemKlu1.hap1, whole genome shotgun sequence genome includes a region encoding these proteins:
- the LOC139205533 gene encoding neuronal acetylcholine receptor subunit alpha-3-like: protein MSQLVKVDEVNQIMETNLWLRHIWNDYKLRWNPKDFGGVEFIRVPSNRIWKPDIVLYNNAVGDFQVDDKTKALLRYNGDVTWIPPAIFKSSCKIDVTYFPFDYQNCTMKFGSWTYDKAKIDLVLIGSTINLKDFWESGEWTIIDAPGYKHDIKYNCCEEIYTDITYSLYIRRLPLFYTINMIIPCLLISFLTVLVFYLPSDCGEKVTLCISVLLSLTVFLLVITETIPSTSLVIPLIGEYLLFTMIFVTLSIVITVFVLNVHYRTPKTHTMPCWVRTVFLGLLPRVMFMTRPERNPEQVTVAGSVQTMHSRPCAIHSSGMLQRQHKPQALASSVVSGLTSRQRPFNNTELSNLNNLSGDSAKGAGSTFLCCEGRCNCCWHQRSTKLPADLQGGSGGLGSLGPLSGGSAVGVGGGSQCSSSESLDEGIMSLLPLSPEVREAIESVKYIAENMRLQNEAKEVQDDWKYVAMVIDRIFLWVFVLVCILGTAGLFLQPLLLGEDI from the exons ATGTCACAGCTGGTCAAAGTG GATGAAGTCAATCAGATCATGGAGACAAATCTGTGGCTGAGGCAT atctGGAATGACTACAAACTCAGATGGAATCCAAAAGACTTTGGAGGCGTTGAGTTTATTCGTGTGCCGTCCAACAGGATATGGAAGCCAGACATTGTGCTGTACAACAA TGCAGTCGGAGATTTCCAGGTTGATGACAAAACGAAGGCACTGCTTCGTTACAATGGCGATGTTACATGGATACCTCCAGCCATATTCAAGAGCTCCTGCAAGATTGATGTCACTTACTTTCCCTTTGACTACCAAAACTGCACCATGAAGTTCGGCTCCTGGACATACGACAAGGCCAAGATCGATCTGGTGCTGATTGGCTCAACCATCAACCTCAAGGACTTCTGGGAGAGTGGCGAGTGGACAATCATCGACGCCCCTGGTTACAAACATGACATCAAGTACAACTGCTGCGAGGAAATCTACACTGATATCACTTACTCTTTGTATATCCGACGTCTGCCACTCTTCTACACCATCAACATGATTATCCCCTGCCTCCTCATCTCCTTCCTCACTGTGCTCGTCTTCTACCTGCCATCTGATTGTGGTGAGAAAGTTACTCTGTGTATCTCCGTCCTGCTGTCTTTAACCGTCTTCCTCCTCGTAATAACGGAGACGATCCCCTCCACCTCACTTGTCATCCCCCTGATTGGTGAGTACCTCCTCTTCACCATGATCTTCGTTACCCTTTCTATTgtcatcactgtttttgtgttgaacGTCCACTACCGCACACCAAAGACCCACACTATGCCCTGCTGGGTGAGGACTGTGTTCTTGGGGCTGTTACCCAGAGTGATGTTCATGACCAGGCCAGAGAGGAACCCCGAGCAGGTGACAGTGGCTGGCAGTGTTCAGACCATGCATTCAAGGCCCTGTGCCATTCACTCGTCAGGTATGTTGCAGAGGCAGCACAAACCTCAGGCCCTGGCCTCCAGTGTGGTATCAGGCCTGACAAGCCGCCAAAGGCCTTTCAACAACACAGAGCTCTCCAACCTCAATAACTTAAGTGGAGATTCGGCCAAAGGTGCAGGCTCAACGTTCCTGTGCTGCGAGGGCCGTTGCAACTGCTGCTGGCACCAGAGATCCACCAAACTACCTGCAGACCTGCAGGGAGGGAGCGGAGGGCTGGGTAGCCTGGGGCCTCTGTCAGGAGGCAGTGCTGTTGGAGTTGGAGGGGGCAGTCAGTGCTCCAGCTCCGAGTCTCTAGATGAAGGAATAATGTCCCTGTTGCCACTCTCCCCTGAGGTCAGAGAGGCCATTGAGAGTGTGAAATACATAGCAGAGAACATGAGACTACAGAATGAAGCAAAGGAG GTTCAGGATGACTGGAAGTACGTTGCCATGGTTATCGACAGGATCTTCCTGTGGGTTTTCGTCCTTGTGTGCATCTTGGGAACAGCTGGCCTCTTCCTCCAGCCTTTATTACTTGGGGAGGACATTTGA